A stretch of the Capsicum annuum cultivar UCD-10X-F1 chromosome 8, UCD10Xv1.1, whole genome shotgun sequence genome encodes the following:
- the LOC107840293 gene encoding abscisic acid 8'-hydroxylase 4, whose product MEYISCFILYFILSLIALILYYHISSKEPKWKNLQKAKLPPGSMGWSYIGETLQLYSQDPSVFFANKQKRYGDIFKTHILGYPCVMLASPEAARFVLVTYAHLFKPTYPKSKERLIGPSALFFHQGNYHSRLRKLVQSSLSPEALRKIVDDIEALAISSLESWAENNQTINTFRVMKKFSFEVGILAIFGQLDAKYKKELNKNYSIVEKGYNSFPTNLPGTAYNKAMVARRKLSEILREIICERKEKRTVEKDLLIHLLNFKDVKGKTLTEDQIADNVIGVLFAAQDTTASALTWILKYLYDDQKLLEAVKAEQKTIYISNGGKKPLTWAQTRNMSLTYRVILESLRMSSIISFTFREAVVDVEYNGYLIPKGWKVMPLFRNIHHNPEFFADPRNFDASRFEVAPKPNTYMPFGNGAHACPGNELAKLEMMILIHHLVTKFRWEVEDSKGAVQYSPFPIPRHGLPSRFWKETRSQTDP is encoded by the exons ATGGAGTATATTTCTTGTTTCATTCTTTACTTCATTCTCTCTCTTATAGCTCTTATCTTATACTATCATATTTCATCAAAGGAACCAAAATGGAAAAACTTACAAAAAGCAAAGCTGCCTCCTGGTTCAATGGGCTGGTCGTACATAGGGGAAACTCTCCAACTGTACTCGCAGGACCCAAGTGTCTTCTTTGCTAACAAACAAAAAAG GTATGGTGATATCTTCAAAACACATATTCTTGGATATCCTTGTGTTATGCTAGCTAGTCCTGAAGCTGCTAGATTCGTGCTGGTAACTTACGCTCACTTGTTCAAACCAACATATCCCAAGAGCAAAGAGAGGTTGATTGGTCCTTCTGCTTTGTTCTTTCACCAAGGAAACTACCATTCTCGACTAAGGAAGCTGGTTCAAAGCTCGTTATCTCCTGAAGCTCTTCGTAAAATAGTTGATGATATCGAGGCCTTGGCCATTTCTTCCTTGGAATCATGGGcagaaaataaccaaaccatcaaTACATTTCGTGTGATGAAGAAG TTCTCCTTTGAAGTAGGCATTCTTGCTATATTTGGTCAGCTGGATGCTAAGTACAAAAAGGAGCTAAACAAGAACTATTCCATTGTAGAAAAGGGCTATAATTCTTTCCCTACGAACTTACCCGGAACTGCTTATAACAAAGCTATGGTG GCAAGGAGGAAGCTTAGTGAGATTCTTCGTGAAATAATCTGTGAAAGGAAGGAAAAAAGAACAGTAGAGAAAGATCTCTTGATTCATCTGCTGAATTTCAAAGATGTGAAAGGAAAGACTTTAACAGAAGATCAAATTGCTGACAATGTCATTGGAGTACTCTTTGCTGCCCAGGACACAACAGCTAGTGCTTTAACATGGATTCTAAAGTACCTCTATGATGACCAGAAACTTTTAGAAGCTGTTAAG GCAGAACAAAAAACAATTTACATATCAAATGGAGGAAAGAAGCCGTTGACATGGGCTCAAACAAGAAATATGTCACTAACTTACAGG GTCATATTAGAGAGCTTAAGGATGTCTAGCATTATATCTTTCACCTTTAGAGAAGCTGTGGTTGATGTAGAATACAATG GTTACTTGATTCCTAAAGGTTGGAAGGTGATGCCACTATTTAGAAACATTCATCACAATCCAGAATTTTTTGCGGACCCTCGAAATTTTGATGCTTCCAGATTTGAG GTTGCTCCCAAACCCAATACCTATATGCCATTCGGCAATGGTGCCCATGCTTGTCCAGGAAATGAACTTGCCAAACTGGAGATGATGATACTAATTCATCATTTGGTCACCAAATTTAG GTGGGAAGTCGAAGATTCCAAAGGAGCAGTACAGTACAGCCCATTCCCAATACCTCGGCATGGACTCCCATCTAGGTTCTGGAAGGAAACGAGAAGCCAAACAGATCCCTAG